One window of Thiomicrorhabdus lithotrophica genomic DNA carries:
- a CDS encoding helix-turn-helix domain-containing protein, whose amino-acid sequence MTKPKPELIERRKAASLSEQVTVTLEAYFNTLEDQQPSDVYEMVLQQIEKPLIEFVLQQTDNNQTHAANVLGINRNTLKKKMQKYDLV is encoded by the coding sequence ATGACAAAACCTAAACCCGAACTGATAGAGAGAAGAAAAGCCGCATCCTTAAGTGAACAAGTCACCGTTACTTTAGAAGCATACTTCAATACACTAGAAGACCAACAACCCAGTGATGTTTATGAGATGGTGTTGCAGCAAATTGAGAAACCTTTAATTGAGTTCGTTTTACAGCAAACAGATAACAACCAAACACATGCTGCAAATGTTTTAGGAATAAACCGCAACACCCTAAAAAAGAAAATGCAGAAGTACGACTTGGTGTAA
- the purH gene encoding bifunctional phosphoribosylaminoimidazolecarboxamide formyltransferase/IMP cyclohydrolase, which produces MKPVRRALISVSDKTGILEFAESLTAMNVAILSTGGTYKVLSEAGLPVTEVSEYTGFPEMMDGRVKTLHPKIHGGLLGRRGTDDAIMAEHGIDAIDMVVVNLYPFEATVANPDCKLEDAVENIDIGGPTMLRSAAKNHKDVAVVTDPADYGRILEEMQSNDGQLAHATRFDLAIKTFEQTSRYDGAISNYFGKMFSSDEADNFPRTYNTQFVKKQTMRYGENPHQNAAFYTERNPSEASISTATQLQGKELSFNNIADTDAALELVKTFSETACVIVKHANPCGVSIGATQFEAYDRAYKTDPTSAFGGIIAFNTELDAKTAQAIVDRQFVEVIIAPTVSAEAVAIVEAKKNVRLLACGELGAQQTAHDFKRVTGGLLVQDRDLGMVEEADLKVVTKKAPTAEQMKDLMFAWKVAKFVKSNAIVYVKDGMTIGVGAGQMSRVYSAKIAGIKAADEGLEVPGSVMASDAFFPFRDGIDAAAEAGITAVIHPGGSMRDQEVIDAADEHGIAMVFTGMRHFKH; this is translated from the coding sequence ATGAAACCAGTACGTCGCGCCCTAATCAGCGTTTCTGATAAGACAGGCATTTTAGAATTTGCTGAATCGTTAACTGCAATGAACGTTGCTATTCTGTCTACAGGCGGAACTTATAAAGTTCTTTCTGAAGCAGGTCTTCCTGTTACTGAAGTTTCAGAATATACAGGTTTTCCAGAGATGATGGACGGCCGTGTAAAAACCCTTCATCCTAAAATTCACGGTGGACTACTAGGACGCAGAGGAACCGATGATGCCATCATGGCAGAGCACGGTATTGATGCAATTGATATGGTTGTAGTTAACCTTTATCCTTTTGAAGCAACGGTTGCTAACCCAGACTGCAAGCTTGAAGATGCTGTTGAAAACATCGATATCGGTGGACCAACCATGCTTCGTTCAGCCGCAAAAAACCATAAAGATGTTGCTGTGGTAACAGACCCAGCAGATTACGGTCGTATTCTTGAAGAAATGCAATCAAACGATGGGCAACTTGCACACGCAACACGCTTTGATTTAGCGATTAAAACATTCGAACAAACTTCACGCTACGACGGCGCTATCTCAAACTACTTCGGCAAGATGTTTAGCTCTGACGAAGCAGACAACTTCCCTCGCACGTACAACACGCAGTTTGTTAAAAAGCAGACGATGCGATACGGTGAAAACCCTCATCAGAATGCCGCATTCTATACAGAGCGTAATCCTTCTGAAGCGTCAATTTCAACAGCTACTCAGCTTCAAGGTAAAGAACTTTCTTTCAACAACATTGCTGACACTGATGCAGCATTAGAGTTAGTTAAGACCTTCTCTGAAACAGCTTGTGTCATTGTTAAACACGCAAACCCTTGTGGCGTATCAATCGGTGCGACTCAATTTGAAGCTTATGACCGAGCTTATAAAACAGATCCAACTTCTGCTTTTGGTGGCATCATTGCATTCAACACTGAGCTAGATGCTAAAACAGCTCAAGCAATTGTTGATCGTCAGTTTGTTGAAGTCATTATTGCTCCAACTGTTTCAGCTGAAGCGGTTGCCATTGTAGAAGCGAAGAAAAACGTACGTTTATTAGCATGTGGTGAATTAGGTGCACAACAAACGGCGCATGACTTTAAGCGTGTAACAGGTGGCCTACTTGTTCAAGACCGTGACCTGGGCATGGTAGAGGAAGCAGATCTTAAAGTCGTGACTAAAAAAGCCCCAACTGCAGAACAGATGAAAGATCTCATGTTTGCATGGAAAGTGGCAAAGTTTGTTAAATCTAACGCGATTGTTTACGTTAAAGACGGTATGACAATCGGTGTAGGTGCAGGTCAAATGAGTCGTGTTTACTCTGCAAAAATTGCAGGGATTAAAGCAGCCGATGAAGGATTAGAAGTGCCAGGTTCCGTTATGGCATCGGATGCATTCTTCCCATTCCGTGACGGTATTGATGCGGCAGCTGAAGCAGGCATTACTGCGGTAATCCATCCTGGTGGTTCAATGCGCGATCAAGAAGTGATTGATGCAGCAGATGAGCATGGGATAGCAATGGTGTTCACAGGAATGAGACACTTCAAACACTAA
- the purD gene encoding phosphoribosylamine--glycine ligase yields MKVLIIGGGGREHALAWKTAQAADVTEVFVAPGNAGTAIESNLTNVNIAVEDIAGLVTFAKDNHIDLAIVGPEVPLVLGVVDAFNEAGLKCFGPTAGAAQLEGSKAFSKDFLAKHNIPTAAYDVFTEIEPAHAYLEKVGVPIVIKADGLAAGKGVILADTMQEAKEAVSDMLAGNKFGDAGSRVVIEEFLVGEEASFIVMADGKNVLPMATSQDHKARNNGDTGPNTGGMGAYTPAPVVTREIHNRIMETVIYPTIEGMAKDGLPYTGFLYAGVMIDRNGIPKVLEFNCRFGDPETQPIMMRLKSDLAALCLAAIDGKLDTVTAKWDSRAALGVVMAAGGYPDAYRKADVISGINDANSADLKVFHAGTSLNENNEVITSGGRVLCVTALGENVTAAQKRAYEGVAKVNWDEVYYRTDIGHRAVSREK; encoded by the coding sequence ATGAAAGTATTGATTATTGGTGGCGGCGGTCGCGAACATGCCCTTGCTTGGAAAACAGCTCAAGCAGCTGATGTAACTGAAGTATTTGTTGCGCCTGGAAATGCAGGAACAGCGATTGAATCAAACCTAACGAATGTAAACATTGCTGTAGAAGACATAGCAGGCCTGGTAACTTTTGCGAAAGATAACCATATCGATTTAGCGATTGTAGGCCCTGAAGTACCTTTAGTTTTAGGAGTGGTTGACGCCTTCAATGAAGCAGGACTTAAATGTTTTGGGCCTACGGCTGGTGCAGCCCAGTTAGAAGGTTCTAAAGCCTTCTCTAAAGACTTCTTAGCAAAACATAACATTCCCACTGCTGCGTATGATGTATTTACTGAGATTGAACCGGCTCATGCCTACTTAGAAAAAGTAGGTGTTCCAATTGTTATCAAGGCTGATGGATTAGCGGCTGGTAAAGGCGTCATTCTCGCCGACACCATGCAAGAAGCAAAAGAGGCTGTTTCTGACATGTTGGCTGGAAACAAATTCGGGGACGCAGGTTCTCGTGTAGTTATAGAAGAGTTTTTAGTGGGTGAAGAAGCCAGCTTTATTGTGATGGCAGATGGTAAAAATGTTCTACCAATGGCCACTTCGCAAGATCATAAAGCTCGTAATAATGGTGACACTGGACCAAATACAGGTGGCATGGGGGCTTATACTCCTGCTCCAGTAGTGACACGTGAAATTCATAACCGTATTATGGAAACCGTGATTTACCCAACTATCGAAGGTATGGCAAAAGATGGTCTTCCGTATACTGGCTTTTTATATGCAGGTGTTATGATTGATAGAAACGGTATTCCAAAGGTTTTAGAGTTCAACTGTCGTTTTGGTGATCCTGAAACTCAGCCAATTATGATGCGTTTGAAATCAGATTTAGCCGCCTTATGTCTCGCGGCTATTGATGGTAAATTGGATACCGTTACCGCTAAATGGGACTCACGCGCGGCTTTAGGTGTAGTTATGGCCGCAGGCGGGTATCCTGATGCCTATCGTAAAGCAGACGTCATTTCTGGCATAAACGACGCAAATTCTGCTGACCTTAAGGTTTTTCATGCAGGTACAAGCCTGAATGAGAATAATGAAGTCATCACTTCTGGGGGTCGTGTACTTTGTGTTACCGCTTTAGGTGAAAACGTTACTGCTGCGCAGAAACGTGCCTATGAAGGTGTTGCCAAAGTTAACTGGGATGAAGTTTACTACCGTACAGACATCGGTCATAGAGCTGTATCACGTGAAAAATAA
- a CDS encoding late competence development ComFB family protein, with product MYIPGTVRKEAMMPMDSVHNYFERLVFNEINENYADKFEDNNALADMACIALNRIAPRYIRYDIDMSFYMSADEHIEVEQKVQKAVKKAYKKVKRFENNQEKD from the coding sequence ATGTATATCCCAGGAACCGTCCGTAAGGAGGCTATGATGCCAATGGATAGCGTACATAATTATTTTGAACGATTAGTCTTTAATGAAATCAACGAAAATTATGCTGATAAATTTGAAGACAACAATGCCTTAGCAGATATGGCTTGTATCGCCTTAAATCGCATTGCTCCACGCTACATTCGTTATGATATTGATATGTCTTTTTACATGTCGGCCGATGAACATATCGAAGTAGAACAAAAGGTTCAAAAAGCAGTTAAGAAAGCCTATAAAAAAGTAAAGCGATTTGAAAACAATCAAGAGAAAGATTAA
- the ccmA gene encoding cytochrome c biogenesis heme-transporting ATPase CcmA: protein MLFSAHQLSCIRSHKTLFQNVSFELSPGQLLLVEGKNGAGKTSLLKLLSGLRRPDSGEVKWNQVNILQAESDFRTYLAWLGHQNPLKEDQTALENLTMLGHIRQRNQISMIEAVKTVHLGHVKHKFVKTFSAGMKRRLSLASLLIAKTPLWILDEPQAALDKAGITLFETLAEQHLKKGGMIIMTSHHSVNIAPEYIQTLVLGHD, encoded by the coding sequence ATGCTGTTTTCAGCTCACCAACTTAGCTGTATACGCAGCCACAAGACACTATTTCAAAATGTCTCATTTGAACTATCTCCTGGCCAACTTTTACTAGTTGAGGGTAAGAATGGTGCGGGTAAAACTTCCCTGCTAAAACTTCTGTCAGGGCTACGCCGTCCTGATTCCGGTGAAGTAAAATGGAATCAAGTTAACATTCTACAAGCCGAATCAGACTTCCGAACTTACCTTGCCTGGCTAGGGCATCAAAACCCATTGAAAGAAGATCAGACAGCGCTTGAGAATTTAACAATGCTTGGTCATATCCGCCAACGCAATCAGATCTCGATGATTGAAGCCGTAAAAACCGTACACCTTGGTCATGTTAAACATAAGTTTGTTAAAACCTTTTCTGCCGGCATGAAACGCCGCCTATCTTTAGCAAGTTTGCTGATTGCTAAAACGCCTTTATGGATTTTAGATGAACCTCAAGCAGCTCTAGATAAAGCTGGCATTACTTTGTTTGAAACTCTTGCGGAACAACACTTAAAAAAGGGTGGCATGATTATTATGACTTCTCACCATTCGGTCAACATTGCGCCTGAATACATTCAAACACTCGTTTTAGGGCATGATTAA
- the ccmB gene encoding heme exporter protein CcmB, whose product MNSFLSLIKRDLVLAYRGRGEAFNSLIFFGLVILLFPIGISASEKLLAEIAPGLIWIAALLATMVSLDNLFKEDFQDGTLEQWAVSPHSLISFAWARLLSHWIITSVPLIIIAPLFALSLNLPPEAIGVLILSLLLGTPLLTFIGGIGVALTTGLKKSSMLLPLLVLPFYIPVLIFGASAVDVAADGWSAAGQLYILAGLFVLGITLAPFAVATSLKVSVSQ is encoded by the coding sequence ATGAACAGTTTTTTAAGCCTCATTAAACGTGATCTAGTTCTTGCCTATCGTGGTAGAGGTGAAGCTTTCAATTCGCTCATCTTTTTTGGTTTAGTTATCCTTCTCTTTCCTATTGGCATTAGCGCCTCTGAGAAACTGCTTGCCGAAATTGCACCAGGCCTGATATGGATCGCGGCTTTATTAGCCACCATGGTCTCTTTAGACAATCTATTTAAAGAAGACTTTCAAGATGGCACCCTAGAGCAGTGGGCTGTTAGCCCGCATTCGCTCATCAGCTTTGCCTGGGCAAGATTGCTTTCTCACTGGATAATCACCTCTGTACCCCTTATTATCATTGCCCCCCTATTTGCCTTGTCGTTAAATTTGCCGCCTGAAGCTATTGGAGTATTAATTCTTTCACTACTCCTAGGAACACCGCTATTAACCTTTATTGGTGGTATTGGTGTAGCCCTAACAACTGGTCTAAAAAAGAGCAGTATGTTACTACCTCTTCTGGTTTTACCATTTTATATTCCTGTACTTATTTTTGGTGCCAGTGCCGTCGATGTTGCTGCAGACGGTTGGTCCGCGGCCGGCCAATTGTATATACTAGCTGGCTTATTTGTTTTAGGCATTACTCTTGCCCCATTTGCGGTGGCTACATCCTTAAAGGTCAGTGTTTCACAATGA
- a CDS encoding heme ABC transporter permease, with the protein MNIIIKWYYRLGAPLWFYPLAGKLIPWVTALFLLFLIPGLYMGLVTAPADYQQGESFRIMYVHVPAAWMSMLVYLVMAISAVVALVWRVRMAEIVIISSVPIGASFALIALLTGAFWGKPMWGAWWVWDARLTSELILLFIYLGILALYNAIEDKATSGKAMSILTLVGVVNLPIIHYSVVWWNTLHQAATVTAFDKPSIHIDMLIPLLLMATAFKFLFLLVLLLKMRANLIEQDIHSGWVKKIIQDKQKAEENKHD; encoded by the coding sequence ATGAATATTATTATTAAATGGTACTACCGTTTAGGTGCCCCTCTTTGGTTCTATCCTTTAGCGGGCAAACTTATTCCGTGGGTAACCGCGCTGTTTTTACTTTTTTTAATACCCGGTCTGTATATGGGATTAGTAACCGCCCCTGCGGATTATCAGCAGGGGGAATCTTTTAGAATAATGTATGTACATGTTCCGGCAGCTTGGATGTCAATGCTGGTCTATCTTGTTATGGCAATTTCAGCCGTAGTGGCCTTAGTCTGGCGGGTACGCATGGCAGAGATAGTGATTATTTCTAGCGTACCTATTGGCGCAAGCTTTGCCCTAATCGCTCTACTAACGGGTGCTTTTTGGGGTAAACCTATGTGGGGTGCCTGGTGGGTATGGGATGCACGCTTAACCTCAGAATTAATTTTACTTTTTATTTATTTAGGAATTTTAGCTCTCTATAACGCAATTGAAGACAAAGCGACCTCGGGTAAAGCGATGAGTATTTTGACTTTAGTTGGGGTCGTAAACCTCCCAATTATCCACTACTCTGTTGTTTGGTGGAACACCCTACACCAAGCTGCAACAGTAACCGCTTTTGATAAACCAAGTATTCATATTGATATGCTTATTCCGCTACTATTAATGGCGACTGCCTTTAAATTTCTATTTCTATTAGTCTTACTACTAAAGATGCGTGCGAATTTAATTGAACAAGATATTCATTCTGGCTGGGTGAAAAAAATCATTCAAGACAAACAAAAAGCCGAGGAGAATAAACATGACTGA
- the ccmD gene encoding heme exporter protein CcmD, which translates to MTEFFNMGGYGFYVWSSFGITAVVVLANIIEPIFHHKNALNEAGDFYSEES; encoded by the coding sequence ATGACTGAATTTTTTAATATGGGTGGTTACGGTTTTTATGTATGGAGCTCTTTTGGCATAACAGCCGTTGTGGTTTTAGCCAATATTATTGAACCGATATTTCATCACAAAAACGCGTTAAATGAAGCGGGTGATTTCTATAGCGAAGAAAGCTAA
- the ccmE gene encoding cytochrome c maturation protein CcmE — protein sequence MSPVRKKRFYMVLLLVVGVSIATFLIVQAFSQNMMFFFSTSEVKQGKAPADRDFRLGGLVVEGSVKRDSQSLMVRFDLTDTLTTVPVEYTGILPDLFREGQGIISKGSLNAQGVFIAEEVLAKHDENYMPPEVADSLKKATEQNLIKPTPTTSNEINLEVKQ from the coding sequence ATGAGTCCAGTTAGAAAAAAACGATTTTACATGGTACTACTATTAGTAGTAGGTGTAAGTATTGCCACGTTCTTGATTGTTCAAGCATTCAGTCAAAACATGATGTTCTTTTTCTCAACAAGTGAAGTCAAACAAGGTAAAGCACCTGCCGATAGAGACTTCAGACTAGGAGGCCTGGTGGTTGAAGGTTCGGTAAAACGAGACAGCCAATCATTAATGGTTCGCTTTGACCTTACCGATACATTAACAACCGTTCCCGTTGAATACACAGGAATTCTGCCTGACTTATTTCGAGAAGGCCAAGGAATTATTTCTAAAGGAAGCTTAAATGCACAGGGCGTTTTTATTGCTGAAGAAGTTCTCGCCAAACATGATGAAAACTATATGCCGCCTGAAGTAGCGGATAGCTTAAAGAAAGCGACAGAGCAGAATTTAATAAAACCAACACCAACAACCTCAAATGAAATAAACCTAGAGGTGAAACAATGA
- a CDS encoding heme lyase CcmF/NrfE family subunit, whose protein sequence is MIPEIGHFSLIIGLAFAFVLATVPLFGNHHKHTVLMQLAVPAAVGQFLFLALSFGCLLYSFTIDDFSVKYIANNSNTQLPMIFKVSATWGAHEGSLLLWAWILTGWALAVSLFSKTLPLSLQSKMLSVLGMVTIGFILFILLTSNPFERLLEIPHEGRSLNPLLQDIGLAIHPPVLYMGYVGMAVTFAFAIAVLLEGRFEMAWARWAKTWAIVAWAFLTLGISLGSWWAYYELGWGGWWFWDPVENASLLPWIIATALIHSLSITASRGSFQSWTLLLAILAFSLSLLGVFLVRSGVITSVHAFATDPTRGIYILVFLVVVVGASLSLYASHAHKVTQRKAFSLISKDTLLLLNNVILVTMMATVLLGTLYPLILDALGVAKLSVGAPYFNSVMLPLTVPLALLMGLGFATHWREDSSKRLFSKLWLPAVASLLVAFLVPLLLLPDVSGLAILGLLMSSWIAFTALIWLLKENSTGLVKPNMQKFGSALAHIGFAVTLTGITITSIYSIEKDVRLEPGQNYQINEYRFQFIGVQQKQVDNYLASEGHIKVFVDNQLITELYPQKRTYMSQVMPMTEAGIDAELSRDLFVALGEKLDETAWSLRIQYKPFIRWIWLGSILMAIGGVLTLLQRRKKEKPENANTLEVNA, encoded by the coding sequence ATGATTCCAGAAATTGGCCACTTCTCTCTCATTATCGGCTTAGCTTTTGCATTTGTATTAGCAACCGTTCCTCTTTTTGGTAATCACCACAAACACACAGTTTTAATGCAATTAGCTGTTCCTGCTGCCGTGGGTCAGTTTCTGTTTCTCGCTCTCTCTTTTGGCTGCTTACTTTATAGTTTTACGATAGATGACTTCTCTGTTAAATACATCGCTAATAATTCGAATACACAGCTTCCTATGATATTCAAGGTCTCTGCTACCTGGGGAGCACATGAAGGCTCTTTATTATTGTGGGCATGGATTCTGACTGGATGGGCATTAGCCGTCAGTTTATTCAGTAAAACTTTACCTCTGTCATTACAAAGTAAAATGCTCAGTGTTTTAGGCATGGTAACCATCGGCTTTATTCTTTTTATCCTACTCACTTCAAACCCCTTTGAGCGTTTGCTTGAAATCCCACATGAAGGACGTAGTCTAAATCCACTGTTACAAGATATCGGTTTAGCCATTCATCCACCTGTTTTATACATGGGTTATGTCGGTATGGCTGTTACCTTTGCATTTGCTATTGCCGTTCTTTTAGAAGGCAGGTTTGAGATGGCCTGGGCTAGATGGGCTAAAACCTGGGCTATTGTTGCCTGGGCTTTTTTAACCTTAGGTATCTCATTAGGAAGTTGGTGGGCATATTACGAACTCGGCTGGGGCGGCTGGTGGTTCTGGGACCCAGTTGAAAATGCCTCATTACTGCCGTGGATTATTGCGACGGCACTTATTCACTCTCTAAGTATTACCGCCAGCAGAGGCTCTTTTCAATCTTGGACATTATTATTAGCCATACTAGCTTTCTCACTCAGCTTGTTAGGCGTATTCTTAGTCCGTTCAGGCGTCATTACCTCCGTACATGCATTTGCAACGGATCCAACTCGTGGTATTTATATTCTGGTTTTCTTGGTTGTTGTAGTCGGTGCATCACTCTCTTTATATGCCAGTCACGCACACAAAGTGACCCAAAGAAAAGCATTTTCATTAATCTCTAAAGACACCCTTCTTTTACTCAACAATGTCATATTAGTCACGATGATGGCAACGGTTTTATTAGGTACACTTTATCCACTGATATTGGACGCATTAGGTGTGGCCAAATTATCCGTAGGCGCGCCTTATTTTAACTCTGTCATGTTGCCACTAACAGTTCCACTGGCTCTACTTATGGGCTTAGGTTTTGCCACTCACTGGCGAGAAGACAGTAGCAAACGCCTATTCAGTAAATTATGGTTACCTGCTGTTGCTAGCTTACTGGTTGCCTTTTTAGTTCCTTTATTGCTTCTGCCTGATGTATCAGGCCTGGCAATTTTAGGGTTACTTATGAGTAGCTGGATTGCTTTTACCGCACTCATTTGGTTATTAAAAGAAAACTCAACAGGCCTGGTAAAACCCAATATGCAAAAATTTGGTTCAGCACTTGCCCACATTGGTTTTGCCGTAACGCTTACCGGTATCACCATCACATCAATCTACTCTATTGAGAAAGATGTGCGTCTTGAACCTGGACAAAACTATCAAATTAACGAATACCGATTCCAATTTATTGGCGTTCAACAAAAACAGGTTGATAACTATTTGGCCTCTGAAGGCCACATTAAAGTCTTTGTTGATAACCAACTCATTACGGAGCTCTATCCTCAAAAAAGAACTTATATGAGTCAAGTCATGCCAATGACCGAGGCGGGAATTGATGCTGAACTATCACGCGATCTATTTGTCGCATTAGGTGAGAAATTAGATGAAACAGCTTGGAGTCTCAGAATTCAATACAAACCTTTTATTCGTTGGATTTGGCTTGGTTCAATCTTAATGGCTATTGGCGGTGTATTAACATTGTTACAACGAAGAAAAAAAGAAAAACCTGAAAATGCCAATACCCTTGAGGTTAATGCATGA
- a CDS encoding DsbE family thiol:disulfide interchange protein, which produces MNKQIIPLAIFSALVIFLAIGLTLDPKEVPSPLIGKPAANFELQKLYSEESFSPNELKGEPWILNIWASWCVSCKQEHKLLVDLAKQHPVTIVGLNYKDTPEEAKSWLKELGNPYQVTVQDPNGQAGIDWGVYGVPETFVMDREGIIRYKFTGPLTKKRINKTLVPLLSELKDNKTQVK; this is translated from the coding sequence ATGAACAAGCAGATAATTCCTTTGGCAATTTTTTCAGCCCTCGTTATTTTTTTAGCGATTGGTTTAACACTAGATCCCAAAGAAGTCCCCTCTCCTCTCATTGGCAAGCCGGCGGCCAACTTTGAACTGCAAAAACTTTACAGCGAAGAATCTTTTAGTCCAAATGAACTAAAAGGCGAGCCTTGGATTTTGAATATATGGGCTTCTTGGTGTGTCTCATGTAAGCAAGAGCATAAACTATTGGTTGATTTAGCCAAACAACACCCTGTAACAATAGTTGGCCTTAACTATAAAGACACCCCAGAAGAGGCCAAGTCTTGGCTTAAAGAACTTGGAAACCCCTACCAAGTTACTGTTCAAGATCCAAATGGTCAAGCGGGCATTGACTGGGGAGTTTACGGTGTACCAGAAACGTTTGTCATGGACAGGGAAGGTATTATCCGTTATAAGTTCACTGGCCCATTAACTAAAAAGCGTATTAATAAAACTCTAGTACCTCTGCTATCTGAACTAAAAGACAATAAAACACAGGTTAAATAA
- a CDS encoding cytochrome c-type biogenesis protein gives MKMLYLLRSIFFSFLTFTALMHTVNASIETYSFETAQQEKDYNVLIDELRCLVCQNQNLADSNAELAQDLRRQVHTMLVTEKKDKDSVVEFMVERYGDFVLYNPPVKSQTLLLWAGPFIFLLLGIGFLMRIVKQSNNIQPLKNEEAEHFTSKSE, from the coding sequence ATGAAAATGCTTTACCTTTTACGTTCTATTTTTTTTAGCTTTCTCACTTTTACGGCATTAATGCATACTGTAAATGCATCCATTGAAACCTATTCATTTGAAACAGCACAACAAGAAAAAGACTACAACGTCTTAATCGATGAGCTTCGCTGTTTGGTTTGCCAAAACCAAAACTTAGCGGATTCTAACGCAGAGTTGGCTCAAGACTTAAGAAGACAAGTACATACAATGCTTGTTACAGAAAAGAAAGACAAAGACAGCGTAGTCGAATTTATGGTTGAACGCTATGGCGACTTTGTTCTATACAACCCTCCTGTTAAATCACAAACTCTACTATTATGGGCAGGCCCATTTATTTTTTTACTACTCGGAATAGGCTTCCTCATGCGCATTGTTAAACAATCAAACAACATTCAACCTTTAAAAAATGAAGAAGCTGAACACTTCACTTCTAAATCGGAATAA
- a CDS encoding tetratricopeptide repeat protein, with amino-acid sequence MTTLSIGLSILVTIALLILLLPIATKSQLKNDTPAKKAIIAIAIFVPVFTMVSYFSLGTPEFAEMATEQAPPPMTTLVDELELKLAQKPKDINGWLLLGRSYMVTENYAKATYAFEKAIALEPNNLNAILPLADALAVIAGGNLKGRPYQLLLQAYDLEPKNEMTLWLLGMAEKQKGNKLLAKKYWQTLYELLPENSKDRTKVTSLLASIGSKTEHSSPVTKPQTLAVNEKKLTQKETPINTEVPIVFKISESVRAKIANSNVFIYAKQAQGMPMPIAAQRYKGSDLPNQIVLNKGDELMPGRSLNQFKEFVIGVKISAGDAMQGNTLFKKEQFISRQETAQFIITF; translated from the coding sequence ATGACAACGTTAAGTATTGGTCTTTCAATTTTAGTGACAATCGCCCTGTTAATCTTACTGCTACCTATCGCTACGAAAAGCCAACTAAAAAACGACACCCCTGCCAAGAAAGCAATTATTGCGATCGCTATCTTTGTACCTGTATTTACAATGGTAAGCTACTTTAGCTTGGGAACACCTGAGTTTGCTGAAATGGCAACAGAACAAGCTCCGCCACCAATGACAACATTGGTGGATGAATTAGAATTAAAGCTGGCTCAAAAACCCAAAGACATTAATGGCTGGCTCTTATTAGGTCGCTCTTATATGGTGACTGAAAATTATGCTAAAGCCACTTATGCTTTTGAAAAAGCAATCGCCTTAGAGCCGAACAACCTAAATGCTATCCTACCCTTAGCAGACGCGCTTGCGGTAATCGCAGGTGGTAACTTAAAGGGCAGACCCTATCAATTACTCTTACAAGCATACGACCTTGAACCCAAAAATGAAATGACCTTATGGTTATTAGGTATGGCTGAGAAGCAGAAAGGTAATAAATTGTTGGCTAAAAAGTATTGGCAAACACTTTACGAACTACTTCCTGAAAACTCAAAAGATAGAACTAAGGTCACTTCACTGCTAGCAAGCATCGGTTCAAAAACAGAACACTCTTCACCAGTTACCAAACCACAGACTTTAGCGGTTAATGAAAAGAAGCTTACGCAGAAAGAAACTCCAATAAACACAGAAGTGCCAATTGTATTTAAAATATCAGAATCAGTAAGAGCTAAAATTGCCAATTCAAATGTATTTATATACGCCAAACAAGCGCAAGGCATGCCTATGCCCATAGCGGCTCAACGCTATAAAGGAAGCGATCTTCCAAACCAAATCGTATTAAATAAAGGTGATGAACTTATGCCCGGAAGAAGCCTAAATCAGTTCAAAGAGTTCGTTATAGGTGTCAAAATAAGTGCTGGCGATGCTATGCAAGGCAACACTTTATTTAAGAAAGAACAGTTTATATCAAGACAAGAAACTGCCCAATTCATTATCACATTCTAA